A segment of the Prochlorothrix hollandica PCC 9006 = CALU 1027 genome:
AACAGGAAATTAGTGCTAATGCTGTGGATCCATTGGCGATCTTCCCGCAAAATCTGAACCCAGGGGGACGATCGCCCCGTGGCCAACACCATGGCCCACAGTTCCAGGGCCAAAATCTCCCGCAAGTTACCCCCTGGGGTCTCCATTTCTGGGTTCTGCCCGTCCTCACGGCGACGATCCACACCCGGCCCAGACCACCCCAGCAGTAACCGGGTTTGTTCCACATAGGGCAACTGGAGGGCAATGCGGTGGGGGGCAATGGAGGTGTCAGCGGAGGGCTGGGGCCGGGGAACCGGGGGCAGCGGCGGGGCGGGGGGCGGCGGGGAAAAGTGGCAAAAACTTCGTTCCACCAGGGCACGGCAAGGGTCTAAGTCTAGCCCTCCGGCCACCACCACCGTTAGATTGGCGGGTTGATACTGACGCTGGTGAAACTGGCGCAGGGCTTCGACGGTGTGGGTCTGGAGGTGCTGGGGACTGCCCAAAATCGATCGTCCATAGGGATGGGATCCATATAACCCCTGCAACAGGTGCTGATAGGCCACCCAGTCGGGATTATCCTGGGCTTGGCGCAGTTCCTCCAAGACCACCTGCCGCTCTCGCTCCAGCTCTGGGGCGGGGAGGCTGGCCCCCAACAGCAACTCCCCCAGGGCGGGCAGGGCGGCGGGCAACTGGTTGACGGCGGTGGTGATGAAGAAATGGGCATAGTCATAGCTGGTGGCGGCATTGGTCAGCCCCCCCTGGTTTTCCACCAGGCGATCGAAGTCCCCCGGCTGGAGGTTCGCCGATCCCTTGAAAATCATATGTTCCAGCAAATGGGCCATGCCCCCCTGGTCTGGGGTTTCCATGGCCGATCCCGCCCGCACCCACACATCCGCCACCACCACCGGGCTGGGGCGATAGTAGTGGATCAGGGTGAACCCAGGTTGCAGCGGGTGGATTTGGGGCTGAGTTAAAACGCGATCGCTCACAGGGTCACCGGGGGTTAAGGGCAGTCGGCTTTGGGGGCTGCTGCCC
Coding sequences within it:
- a CDS encoding M16 family metallopeptidase, whose protein sequence is MSDRVLTQPQIHPLQPGFTLIHYYRPSPVVVADVWVRAGSAMETPDQGGMAHLLEHMIFKGSANLQPGDFDRLVENQGGLTNAATSYDYAHFFITTAVNQLPAALPALGELLLGASLPAPELERERQVVLEELRQAQDNPDWVAYQHLLQGLYGSHPYGRSILGSPQHLQTHTVEALRQFHQRQYQPANLTVVVAGGLDLDPCRALVERSFCHFSPPPPAPPLPPVPRPQPSADTSIAPHRIALQLPYVEQTRLLLGWSGPGVDRRREDGQNPEMETPGGNLREILALELWAMVLATGRSSPWVQILREDRQWIHSISTNFLLQQQASLFSVSIWLDTDQLDRVEAWIVDNLCHWQTHLLDGDSLQRAKGLLRNDYIFATETHGQLAGLYGYYNTIADLNWAVTYFEVLAQVQSEDLRQVMERYLRPQAYTAVMVRAQP